A genomic segment from Streptomyces sp. NBC_01233 encodes:
- a CDS encoding GNAT family N-acetyltransferase encodes MPDIRIRELVRMWINGWVVSRGSSDPIDEPWGWTIDVGQPKHVARHVLPEPSEGDVRKIVAATSAPGTRLKLFAEDQAVLPWVGPGWRLDSPGFLMTCHLVPERPEVPAGYTLTSWTRGGVSRVLVRTHAGHFAARGQIAQAGAQGVVDQVETSVAHRRKGLGGLVMRTLQSAAYEAGATTGLLVGTPEGRALYSSLGWTVRAPMASLWYEPSDAAR; translated from the coding sequence ATGCCGGACATCAGGATCCGTGAGCTCGTGCGGATGTGGATCAACGGCTGGGTCGTCTCCCGCGGCAGCTCGGACCCGATCGACGAGCCGTGGGGGTGGACGATCGACGTCGGGCAGCCCAAGCACGTCGCCCGGCACGTGCTGCCGGAGCCCTCCGAGGGCGACGTGCGCAAGATCGTCGCCGCGACGAGCGCGCCCGGCACGCGGCTGAAGCTGTTCGCCGAGGACCAGGCGGTCCTGCCCTGGGTCGGGCCGGGCTGGCGGCTCGACAGCCCCGGATTTCTGATGACCTGTCACCTGGTGCCGGAGCGCCCTGAGGTGCCGGCCGGTTACACGCTCACCAGTTGGACCCGGGGCGGCGTCAGCCGAGTGCTGGTCCGTACGCACGCCGGGCACTTCGCCGCCCGGGGACAGATCGCCCAGGCAGGCGCCCAGGGCGTGGTCGACCAGGTCGAGACCTCCGTCGCGCACCGGCGCAAGGGCCTCGGCGGCCTGGTGATGCGCACGCTGCAGAGCGCCGCGTACGAGGCCGGCGCAACGACCGGCCTCCTGGTCGGCACGCCCGAGGGCCGGGCGCTCTACTCCTCGCTGGGCTGGACCGTGCGCGCCCCGATGGCGAGCCTCTGGTACGAGCCGTCGGACGCCGCCCGGTGA
- a CDS encoding MBL fold metallo-hydrolase: MRDRTDAAPAPASASTAPARPAVAQRPAPAPGPAPAPVPPEPECRSAPRPLGEHRRWPGSFADRLTTPLPGVRAFARLAREGAFRPGAEGLHGIPDLPYEPAPLPAAPPGTVCATWAGHASWVLRTGGLTVLTDPVWSRRILGTPARMTPVGVRWEDLPPVDAVVISHNHYDHLDAPTLKRLPRHTALFVPAGLAGWFRRRGFTRVTDLDWWESAELDGVTFEFVPAHHWSKRSLTDTCRSLWGGWILTDTRSPTPRKVYFAGDTGYGHWFGEIGRRHPGIDLALLPVGAYAPRWWLSDVHADPEEAVRACLDLGALRMAPMHWATFVLSAEPVMEPLHRTRAAWSRAGLPRDHLWDLPIGASRTLPDQEAAGGRGAEGACPAVEGGYGSRSHCVSGGDEP, encoded by the coding sequence ATGAGGGACCGGACGGACGCCGCCCCCGCCCCCGCCTCCGCGTCCACGGCGCCGGCCCGGCCCGCCGTCGCCCAGCGGCCCGCGCCCGCGCCCGGGCCGGCACCGGCACCTGTACCGCCGGAGCCCGAGTGCCGCTCCGCCCCGCGCCCGCTCGGCGAACACCGCCGGTGGCCCGGCTCCTTCGCGGACCGGCTGACCACTCCGCTCCCCGGCGTCCGCGCCTTCGCCCGGCTCGCCCGGGAAGGCGCCTTCCGGCCCGGCGCCGAAGGGCTGCACGGCATCCCCGACCTGCCGTACGAGCCCGCCCCGCTGCCCGCCGCGCCCCCCGGCACGGTCTGCGCCACCTGGGCCGGGCACGCCAGTTGGGTGCTGCGGACCGGCGGGCTGACGGTACTGACCGACCCCGTCTGGTCCCGGCGGATCCTCGGCACCCCGGCCCGGATGACACCCGTCGGGGTGCGTTGGGAGGACCTGCCGCCGGTGGACGCGGTGGTGATCAGTCACAACCACTACGACCACCTCGACGCCCCCACGCTCAAGCGGCTGCCCCGGCACACGGCCCTGTTCGTCCCGGCCGGCCTCGCCGGCTGGTTCCGCCGCCGCGGCTTCACCCGGGTCACCGATCTCGACTGGTGGGAGTCGGCCGAACTGGACGGCGTGACCTTCGAGTTCGTCCCCGCGCACCACTGGTCGAAGCGGTCCCTGACCGACACCTGCCGGTCGCTGTGGGGTGGCTGGATCCTCACCGACACCCGGAGCCCGACGCCGAGGAAGGTCTACTTCGCGGGCGACACCGGCTACGGCCACTGGTTCGGCGAGATCGGCCGCCGCCACCCCGGCATCGACCTCGCCCTCCTGCCGGTCGGCGCCTACGCCCCGCGCTGGTGGCTCAGTGACGTCCACGCCGACCCGGAGGAGGCCGTCCGGGCCTGCCTCGACCTGGGGGCACTGCGGATGGCCCCCATGCACTGGGCCACCTTCGTGCTCTCCGCCGAACCGGTCATGGAACCCCTGCACCGCACCCGGGCCGCCTGGTCCCGTGCCGGGCTGCCCCGCGACCACCTCTGGGACCTCCCGATCGGCGCCTCCCGCACGCTGCCCGACCAGGAGGCCGCAGGAGGTCGAGGAGCAGAGGGTGCATGCCCGGCCGTGGAGGGGGGATACGGATCCCGAAGCCACTGCGTATCGGGAGGGGACGAACCATGA
- a CDS encoding aminotransferase class I/II-fold pyridoxal phosphate-dependent enzyme: MAGTQRTATEGRGPVRYGPPAPQPGLPVLPELISVLAAAAGRAAPEPPGGGEAVREAACRHWGRRGLATSPENVAAGPGAPALLLALLGAYGGDVMLPRPCPAWWTPQVRLLGRRAYHVPTPAECGGVPDPYALLETVRRVRAEGGDPRVLLLSVADDPTATVPPPEMLREACEAAESAGLFVVSDESWRDTVHRPHDTLVLSPAEMLPEQAAVLVDLSGALLPAGWPAAVVRFPGTARGTWLRARTLDVLTATGAMVAGPVAGAAAHALDEPDAVAGRAHAAAALHGAVAAAAHRELLAAGALARPPQAGRHLYADLTPLRAGLARHGVGDAMELEDWLGGRLGAPTPGGQRFADELGALRVRLSTGPLLGATPEERLAALTARDPLALPHVRSSLDRLGSVLAGLA, encoded by the coding sequence GTGGCGGGGACGCAGCGCACGGCGACGGAGGGCCGCGGTCCGGTCCGGTACGGCCCGCCCGCGCCCCAGCCCGGCCTGCCCGTGCTGCCCGAGCTGATCTCCGTCCTCGCGGCGGCCGCCGGGCGCGCCGCCCCCGAGCCCCCGGGCGGCGGGGAGGCCGTACGGGAGGCCGCCTGCCGGCACTGGGGGCGGCGCGGGCTCGCCACCTCTCCCGAGAACGTCGCCGCCGGACCCGGCGCCCCCGCGCTGCTCCTGGCCCTGCTCGGGGCGTACGGGGGAGACGTGATGCTGCCCCGGCCTTGTCCCGCCTGGTGGACCCCGCAGGTCCGGCTGTTGGGACGGAGGGCCTACCACGTGCCGACCCCGGCCGAGTGCGGCGGCGTACCCGACCCGTACGCGCTGCTGGAGACCGTACGGCGGGTGCGCGCCGAGGGCGGCGACCCGCGGGTGCTGCTGCTGTCGGTCGCGGACGATCCCACCGCGACCGTGCCGCCGCCCGAGATGCTGCGCGAGGCCTGCGAGGCCGCCGAGTCCGCCGGGCTGTTCGTCGTCAGCGACGAGAGCTGGCGCGACACCGTCCACCGGCCCCACGACACCCTGGTCCTGAGCCCCGCCGAGATGCTTCCCGAACAGGCGGCCGTCCTCGTCGACCTGTCCGGCGCGCTGCTGCCCGCCGGCTGGCCCGCCGCAGTGGTCCGCTTCCCCGGCACCGCGCGCGGGACCTGGCTGCGCGCCCGCACCCTCGACGTCCTCACCGCCACCGGCGCGATGGTCGCCGGACCCGTGGCCGGCGCCGCCGCGCACGCCCTCGACGAACCCGACGCCGTGGCCGGACGCGCCCACGCGGCCGCCGCCCTGCACGGCGCGGTGGCCGCCGCCGCGCACCGCGAACTCCTCGCGGCCGGGGCGCTGGCCCGGCCCCCGCAGGCCGGCCGGCACCTCTACGCCGACCTCACCCCGCTGCGCGCCGGACTCGCCCGGCACGGGGTCGGGGACGCGATGGAACTGGAGGACTGGCTCGGCGGCCGGCTCGGCGCGCCGACGCCCGGCGGGCAGCGCTTCGCGGACGAACTGGGCGCGCTGCGGGTCAGGTTGTCCACCGGGCCGCTGCTGGGCGCCACCCCGGAGGAGCGGCTGGCCGCGCTCACCGCCCGCGATCCGCTCGCGCTCCCGCACGTGCGGAGCTCCCTCGACCGGCTCGGATCGGTTCTGGCGGGGCTGGCCTGA
- a CDS encoding TIGR03086 family metal-binding protein has translation MPETLLEQHAEALRLFGERVRAVKGDQWDAPTPCTDWNVRELVNHVTGEQLWIPPLVTEGRTVEELGDAFSGDVLGDDPVAAWDRASAAAHAAFAASGALDRTVRLSYGPALGSAYCSELTADCVVHTWDLSRGIGADDRLPDGLVEFSIKEVMPYADGLAASGMYAAPLEVPAGANAQTRLLGLVGRKG, from the coding sequence ATGCCGGAGACGCTGCTCGAACAGCACGCCGAGGCGCTGCGGCTCTTCGGAGAACGGGTGCGGGCCGTCAAGGGCGACCAGTGGGACGCGCCGACCCCGTGTACGGACTGGAACGTGCGGGAGCTGGTCAACCACGTCACCGGCGAGCAGCTCTGGATCCCGCCGCTGGTCACCGAGGGTCGCACCGTCGAGGAGCTCGGCGACGCGTTCTCCGGCGACGTGCTGGGCGACGACCCGGTCGCGGCCTGGGACAGGGCGTCGGCCGCCGCACACGCCGCCTTCGCCGCCTCCGGCGCACTGGACCGGACCGTGCGGCTCTCGTACGGGCCCGCGCTCGGATCGGCGTACTGCTCGGAGCTGACCGCCGACTGCGTCGTGCACACCTGGGACCTCTCGCGGGGCATCGGCGCCGACGACCGGCTGCCGGACGGCCTCGTCGAGTTCTCCATCAAGGAGGTCATGCCGTACGCCGACGGGCTCGCGGCGAGCGGCATGTACGCGGCGCCGCTGGAGGTGCCGGCGGGCGCGAACGCGCAGACCAGGCTGCTCGGGCTGGTGGGCAGGAAAGGCTGA
- a CDS encoding methyltransferase domain-containing protein: MNAAKETAVYTHGHHESVLRSHRWRTAENSAAYLIGELRPGMSVLDVGCGPGTITADLAELVAPGGRVTAVDAAQDVVEQARAHAAERGLSGIGFGTADVHALDFPDDSFDVVHAHQVLQHVGDPVQALREMRRVCRPGGVVAARDADYAAMTWYPATPGLDDWLSLYRRVARANGGEPDAGRRLRAWAREAGFTDVTSSATAWCFATPEEAAWWSALWADRTTASEYAAIATGGGHATGSDLAAAAEAWRVWGAAPDAWFSVLNGEILCRA, translated from the coding sequence ATGAACGCCGCCAAGGAAACCGCCGTCTACACCCACGGCCACCACGAGTCGGTCCTGCGCTCGCACCGCTGGCGCACCGCCGAGAACTCCGCCGCGTACCTGATCGGCGAGCTGCGCCCGGGGATGTCCGTACTGGACGTGGGCTGCGGCCCGGGCACGATCACCGCGGACCTGGCGGAGCTGGTCGCGCCGGGCGGCCGGGTCACCGCGGTCGACGCGGCACAGGACGTGGTCGAACAGGCCCGGGCGCACGCGGCGGAGCGCGGGTTGAGCGGTATCGGGTTCGGCACGGCGGACGTCCACGCCCTGGACTTCCCGGACGACTCCTTCGACGTGGTCCACGCCCACCAGGTGCTCCAGCACGTGGGCGACCCGGTGCAGGCGCTGCGCGAGATGCGGCGTGTGTGCCGGCCGGGCGGGGTCGTGGCGGCGCGCGACGCCGACTACGCGGCGATGACCTGGTACCCGGCCACGCCGGGCCTGGACGACTGGCTGAGCCTGTACCGGCGCGTCGCCCGCGCGAACGGCGGCGAGCCGGACGCGGGACGCCGGCTGCGGGCGTGGGCCCGGGAGGCCGGCTTCACGGACGTGACCTCGTCGGCGACGGCCTGGTGCTTCGCCACCCCGGAGGAGGCCGCGTGGTGGTCGGCGCTGTGGGCCGACCGTACGACGGCCTCCGAGTACGCCGCCATCGCCACCGGCGGCGGCCACGCGACCGGCTCCGACCTGGCCGCCGCCGCGGAGGCCTGGCGCGTGTGGGGTGCGGCCCCCGACGCCTGGTTCTCGGTCCTGAACGGCGAAATCCTCTGCCGGGCCTGA
- a CDS encoding DUF5107 domain-containing protein, translating to MATTVRRAALTLPAAPLGAENPLPALRAPDGVHALDDRSRDGLPRDMARQIGYEPLRSLLPVRIRDGYRRERSEREFESIVIENEHLRVTVLPELGGRVHSLVHLPTGRELLYRNPVFQPANFALNGAWFSGGIEWNIGATGHTALSCAPLHAALVPAPDGGVMVRLWEWERLRDLPFQVDLWLPAESEFLYVGVRVRNPHERPAPVYWWSNIAVPEDEGTRVLAPADEAWHFGYERAMRRIPVPEWEGADRTYPLRSAYPADFFYEVEPGARPWIASLDAAGQGLAQTSTGRLRGRKLFVWGAGGGGRRWQEWLTEPGTGGYAEIQAGLARTQLEHVRLEGGGEFSWLEAYGPLAADSAAVHGADWAAARGAAEHALARALPAERVEAAYKAWRGCADTEPGERLAEGSGWGALEVMCGGFKLPGTPFGESTLGEEQAPWLELWRTGVLPAPRRVVPPGPSLVAAHWRDMLETAPADPLTEYHLGVAQWHAGDVAQAVRSWERGLALAPSRWPLLRCLAVADALAGDPARAANGYAAAFEDLAVESRGGEAWAPAEAALGCEAMTALLAAGRLPEARRVWDRLRPALREQGRFRLLAARLLAAEGHVAAARRVFEDGFEIPDLREGEETLSEVWSALTDRPLPARYDFRMRPPL from the coding sequence ATGGCCACCACCGTCCGCCGCGCCGCACTGACCCTTCCCGCCGCCCCGTTGGGCGCCGAGAACCCACTGCCCGCCCTGCGCGCGCCCGACGGCGTGCACGCGCTGGACGACCGGTCGCGCGACGGGCTGCCGCGCGACATGGCCCGGCAGATCGGGTACGAGCCGCTGCGGTCCCTGCTGCCCGTCCGGATCCGGGACGGGTACCGGCGGGAGCGGTCGGAGCGGGAGTTCGAGTCGATCGTCATCGAGAACGAGCACCTGAGGGTCACCGTGCTCCCGGAGCTGGGCGGGCGCGTCCACTCGCTCGTGCACCTGCCGACGGGACGCGAACTGCTCTACCGCAACCCGGTGTTCCAGCCCGCCAACTTCGCGCTGAACGGGGCCTGGTTCTCCGGCGGCATCGAGTGGAACATCGGCGCGACCGGCCACACCGCCCTCTCCTGCGCCCCGCTGCACGCCGCGCTCGTCCCCGCCCCGGACGGGGGCGTGATGGTCCGGCTGTGGGAGTGGGAACGCCTGCGCGACCTGCCCTTCCAAGTGGACCTGTGGCTGCCCGCGGAGTCGGAGTTCCTCTACGTCGGCGTGCGCGTGCGCAACCCGCACGAGCGGCCCGCGCCCGTGTACTGGTGGTCCAACATCGCCGTCCCCGAGGACGAGGGAACCCGCGTGCTCGCCCCCGCCGACGAGGCCTGGCACTTCGGGTACGAGCGCGCGATGCGCCGCATCCCCGTACCGGAGTGGGAGGGCGCGGACCGCACGTACCCGCTGCGCAGCGCGTACCCGGCCGACTTCTTCTACGAGGTCGAGCCCGGGGCCAGACCCTGGATCGCCTCGCTGGACGCGGCCGGGCAGGGGCTCGCTCAGACCTCCACCGGGCGGCTGCGCGGGCGCAAGCTGTTCGTCTGGGGCGCGGGCGGCGGCGGCCGGCGCTGGCAGGAGTGGCTCACCGAGCCGGGCACGGGCGGCTACGCGGAGATCCAGGCCGGGCTGGCCCGCACCCAGCTGGAGCACGTACGGCTGGAGGGCGGCGGGGAGTTCAGCTGGCTGGAGGCGTACGGGCCGCTGGCCGCGGATTCCGCCGCGGTGCACGGGGCCGACTGGGCGGCGGCGCGCGGCGCGGCCGAGCACGCGCTGGCACGGGCGCTCCCGGCGGAGCGGGTGGAGGCGGCGTACAAGGCGTGGCGCGGGTGCGCCGACACCGAACCGGGCGAACGGCTCGCGGAGGGCTCCGGCTGGGGTGCGCTGGAGGTGATGTGCGGGGGCTTCAAACTGCCGGGCACCCCCTTCGGGGAGTCCACCCTCGGCGAGGAACAGGCCCCGTGGCTGGAGCTGTGGCGCACGGGCGTCCTCCCCGCCCCGCGGCGGGTGGTCCCGCCGGGCCCGAGCCTGGTCGCCGCGCACTGGCGGGACATGCTGGAGACGGCCCCGGCCGATCCGCTGACCGAGTACCACCTGGGCGTGGCCCAGTGGCACGCCGGGGACGTGGCGCAGGCCGTACGGAGCTGGGAGCGCGGCCTGGCGCTGGCGCCCTCGCGGTGGCCGCTGCTCCGGTGCCTGGCGGTGGCTGACGCGCTGGCCGGGGATCCGGCGCGGGCCGCGAACGGCTACGCGGCGGCCTTCGAGGACCTGGCGGTGGAGAGCCGCGGCGGCGAGGCGTGGGCCCCGGCGGAGGCCGCGCTGGGCTGCGAGGCGATGACGGCCCTGCTGGCCGCCGGCCGCCTCCCGGAGGCCCGCCGGGTCTGGGACCGGCTCCGGCCGGCCCTGCGGGAACAGGGCCGCTTCCGGCTCCTCGCCGCGCGGCTGCTGGCGGCGGAGGGCCATGTGGCCGCGGCGCGGCGGGTCTTCGAGGACGGCTTCGAAATCCCGGACCTCAGGGAGGGCGAGGAGACCCTCTCCGAAGTCTGGTCCGCCCTCACCGACCGCCCGCTGCCGGCGCGGTACGACTTCCGGATGCGGCCACCCCTGTAG
- a CDS encoding arginase family protein has product MRTLVLLDAPSNLGLRPPAPGTVPGVYKLAGALREQGLLARLGAREGGVVVPPRYDRGDWREGDGVFHAEALAAYTVTLADRIERHLRAGEFPVVLGGDCSIQLGAALAMRRIGRYGLAAIDGSADFRHPGNEAVNGPVGAAGGEELALSTGRGQAGLADLEGRAPYLRDEDVRLFGLRDGDPDLAELHAAGISAATVGEIRERGAGPVARAALEGLHPPDTAGFWVHLDADVLDPAVMPAVDSPDPGGLVPDELAELLGVLVRSPRCVGINVTIYDPDLDPDGRAGALLADLVAGAFR; this is encoded by the coding sequence ATGCGAACCCTCGTGCTGCTCGACGCCCCGTCCAACCTCGGCCTGCGCCCGCCCGCGCCCGGCACCGTGCCCGGCGTCTACAAACTCGCCGGGGCCCTGCGCGAACAGGGCCTCCTCGCCCGCCTCGGCGCACGCGAGGGCGGGGTGGTGGTCCCGCCGCGCTACGACCGCGGCGACTGGCGGGAGGGCGACGGCGTGTTCCACGCCGAAGCCCTCGCCGCGTACACCGTCACGCTCGCCGACCGGATCGAACGCCACCTGCGCGCCGGGGAGTTCCCCGTGGTCCTCGGCGGCGACTGCTCGATCCAGCTGGGCGCCGCCCTCGCCATGCGCCGGATCGGCCGGTACGGACTGGCCGCGATCGACGGATCCGCCGACTTCCGCCACCCCGGCAACGAGGCGGTGAACGGGCCCGTCGGCGCGGCCGGCGGCGAGGAACTCGCCCTCTCCACCGGTCGCGGCCAGGCCGGTCTCGCCGACCTGGAAGGGCGGGCCCCCTACCTGCGGGACGAGGACGTACGGCTCTTCGGCCTGCGGGACGGGGACCCGGACCTCGCAGAGCTGCACGCGGCCGGCATCTCCGCGGCCACCGTCGGGGAGATCCGCGAGCGCGGGGCCGGACCGGTGGCGCGGGCGGCGCTGGAAGGGCTGCACCCGCCGGACACCGCGGGATTCTGGGTGCACCTGGACGCCGACGTGCTGGACCCGGCCGTCATGCCGGCCGTGGACAGCCCCGATCCCGGCGGGCTGGTCCCCGACGAACTCGCCGAACTGCTCGGCGTGCTGGTGCGTTCGCCGCGGTGCGTCGGGATCAACGTCACCATCTACGACCCGGACCTGGACCCGGACGGGCGTGCGGGCGCACTGCTGGCCGATCTGGTCGCGGGTGCCTTCCGGTAG
- a CDS encoding GNAT family N-acetyltransferase, whose amino-acid sequence MTFSSYLREGERVALRPFRLADGPEFTARAHESRELHHPWLAPPATIEEYEPYAARLIDGEGRAGFLVCERETGAIAGFVNVNNIVRGAFQCGALGYGAFAHAAGRGLFREALGLVLAHAFAPRPADGLGLHRLEANIQPGNTASIALVRGVGFRLEGLSPDFLYVDGAWRDHERWAVTAEMPPPEGAHRTG is encoded by the coding sequence ATGACCTTTTCGAGCTACCTCCGGGAGGGCGAGCGCGTGGCCCTGCGCCCCTTCCGGCTCGCCGACGGGCCCGAGTTCACCGCACGCGCGCACGAGAGCCGCGAGCTCCACCACCCGTGGCTGGCCCCGCCCGCCACCATCGAGGAGTACGAGCCCTACGCGGCCCGGCTGATCGACGGCGAGGGCCGCGCCGGGTTCCTCGTCTGCGAGCGGGAGACCGGGGCCATCGCCGGCTTCGTCAACGTCAACAACATCGTGCGCGGGGCCTTCCAGTGCGGGGCCCTCGGCTACGGGGCCTTCGCGCACGCCGCGGGGCGGGGCCTGTTCCGCGAAGCCCTCGGGCTGGTCCTCGCCCACGCCTTCGCCCCCCGGCCCGCCGACGGCCTCGGACTGCACCGCCTGGAGGCCAACATCCAGCCGGGCAACACCGCTTCGATCGCCCTCGTGCGGGGCGTCGGCTTCCGGCTGGAAGGACTCTCCCCCGACTTCCTGTACGTCGACGGGGCCTGGCGCGACCACGAGCGCTGGGCGGTCACCGCCGAAATGCCGCCCCCCGAGGGGGCCCATCGCACAGGATGA
- a CDS encoding prolyl oligopeptidase family serine peptidase → MAAPTLPYGSWPSPIEAALAAALDGRPEYVGTVGPEVWWTEPRPREAGRRTLVRRRLADGGAEFTELPAPWNVRSRVTEYGGLPWAGAERPAGGPLLVFVHFADQRLYAYEPDAPGGPAPRPLTPLSGTGGGLRWADPVLRGGEVWCVLEEFTGPAPTDVRRVLAAVPLDGSAAEDRSAVRELTDGRHRFTTGPRLSPDGRRAAWLVWDHPRMPWDGTELKLAEVTADGRLSGVRTVLGGPGESVAQVDWTAGGTLLAVSDRGGWWNPYRVDPETGAAVNLCPREEEFGGPLWKPGLRWLAPLPDGAARAEHAGGGLVAVLHGQGSPVLGILDADSGDLVDAAGPWTAWQPTLAVHGTRVYGVAASPRSAYEVVELDTATGHARVIGAQGVDPVDPSYYPEPQSRTFLGPDNRQIHAHVYPPHHPACRAPADELPPYVVWAHGGPTDHVPPVLDLHIAYFTSRGIGVVEVNYGGSTGYGRAYRERLRGQWGVVDVEDCAAVARALAAEGTADAARLAIRGGSAGGWTAAASLAATDVYACAAIIYPVLDLLGFAEETHDLESRYVESLAGPPQTLTVLCSERSPVARADRITAPFVLLQGLDDEVCPPAQAERFLAALRDRPAPHAPVPHAYVAFAGEGHGFRRADTMVRALEAELSLYAQVFGIERTDVPRLALEA, encoded by the coding sequence ATGGCGGCGCCGACCCTGCCGTACGGAAGCTGGCCCTCGCCCATCGAGGCCGCGCTCGCCGCCGCGCTCGACGGACGGCCCGAGTACGTCGGCACGGTCGGCCCCGAAGTGTGGTGGACCGAGCCCCGGCCGCGCGAGGCCGGCCGCCGTACCCTGGTCCGCCGCCGACTCGCCGACGGGGGCGCCGAGTTCACCGAGCTGCCCGCCCCGTGGAACGTGCGCAGCCGGGTCACCGAGTACGGCGGGCTGCCCTGGGCCGGGGCGGAACGGCCCGCCGGCGGGCCATTGCTGGTCTTCGTCCACTTCGCCGACCAGCGGCTGTACGCGTACGAGCCCGACGCGCCCGGCGGCCCGGCGCCGCGGCCCCTCACCCCCCTGTCCGGGACCGGCGGCGGACTGCGCTGGGCCGATCCGGTGCTGCGCGGCGGCGAGGTCTGGTGCGTGCTGGAGGAGTTCACCGGGCCCGCGCCGACCGATGTGCGCCGGGTGCTGGCCGCCGTACCGCTCGACGGATCGGCGGCGGAAGACCGCTCGGCGGTACGGGAGTTGACGGACGGCCGGCACCGGTTCACCACCGGCCCCCGGCTCTCCCCGGACGGCCGACGCGCGGCCTGGCTGGTGTGGGACCACCCCCGGATGCCCTGGGACGGCACCGAACTGAAACTGGCCGAGGTCACCGCGGACGGACGGCTGAGCGGGGTCCGGACCGTGCTCGGCGGCCCCGGGGAATCCGTGGCCCAGGTGGACTGGACGGCCGGCGGAACCCTCCTCGCGGTGAGCGACCGCGGCGGCTGGTGGAACCCGTACCGGGTGGACCCGGAGACCGGCGCGGCCGTCAACCTGTGCCCCAGGGAGGAGGAGTTCGGCGGCCCGCTGTGGAAACCCGGGCTGCGCTGGCTCGCCCCCCTGCCCGATGGCGCCGCCCGGGCCGAACATGCCGGGGGAGGGCTCGTCGCCGTCCTGCACGGCCAGGGTTCCCCGGTGCTCGGCATCCTGGACGCCGACAGCGGCGACCTGGTCGACGCGGCCGGGCCGTGGACGGCCTGGCAGCCGACGCTCGCCGTGCACGGCACCCGCGTCTACGGGGTCGCCGCCAGCCCGCGCAGCGCGTACGAGGTCGTCGAGCTGGACACCGCGACCGGGCACGCCCGGGTGATCGGCGCGCAGGGCGTGGACCCGGTGGACCCGTCCTACTATCCGGAGCCGCAGAGCCGCACCTTCCTCGGCCCCGACAACCGCCAGATCCACGCGCACGTCTACCCGCCGCACCACCCCGCCTGCCGGGCACCCGCCGACGAACTGCCCCCGTACGTGGTGTGGGCGCACGGCGGGCCCACCGACCACGTGCCGCCCGTACTCGACCTGCACATCGCGTACTTCACCTCGCGCGGCATCGGCGTGGTCGAGGTCAACTACGGCGGGTCCACCGGCTACGGCCGTGCCTACCGGGAGCGGCTGCGCGGGCAGTGGGGCGTGGTGGACGTGGAGGACTGCGCGGCGGTGGCGCGGGCGCTGGCCGCCGAGGGCACCGCCGACGCCGCCCGGCTCGCCATCCGCGGGGGCAGTGCGGGCGGCTGGACGGCGGCGGCGTCGCTGGCCGCCACCGACGTGTACGCCTGCGCCGCGATCATCTACCCGGTGCTGGACCTGCTGGGCTTCGCGGAGGAGACCCACGACCTGGAGTCCCGCTACGTCGAGAGCCTGGCCGGGCCGCCGCAGACCCTCACCGTGCTCTGCAGCGAGCGCTCCCCGGTGGCCCGCGCCGACCGGATCACGGCGCCGTTCGTCCTGCTCCAGGGCCTGGACGACGAGGTCTGCCCGCCGGCCCAGGCGGAGCGCTTCCTCGCAGCCCTGAGGGACCGGCCGGCGCCCCACGCGCCGGTGCCGCACGCATACGTGGCCTTCGCGGGCGAGGGCCACGGCTTCCGCCGGGCGGACACCATGGTCCGGGCGCTGGAGGCCGAACTGTCGCTGTACGCACAGGTCTTCGGCATCGAGCGGACCGACGTTCCCCGGCTGGCGCTGGAGGCCTGA